A single genomic interval of Bradyrhizobium japonicum USDA 6 harbors:
- a CDS encoding TRAP transporter small permease, translating to MTEIPVAANPSLWRRATAAYAKLLEILLAACVGILVIPVTLQIISRYTPLIPSYIWTEEMARFLFVWTIMIGAMVGIREAQHFEVDVWPDLSRRSEALVRILARLGVLALAFVFVSAGLEFTRFAWNRTSELADLPLWLIHVAWPVAGVTWIVFAGEQILDEVRILVGVKP from the coding sequence ATGACCGAAATACCTGTTGCGGCGAACCCGTCGCTATGGCGCCGAGCAACGGCGGCCTATGCGAAATTGCTCGAAATCCTGCTCGCGGCCTGTGTCGGCATTCTCGTCATCCCGGTGACGCTGCAGATCATATCGCGCTACACCCCGCTCATTCCCTCCTACATCTGGACGGAGGAGATGGCGCGCTTCCTGTTCGTCTGGACCATCATGATCGGCGCCATGGTCGGCATCCGGGAGGCCCAGCATTTCGAGGTTGACGTCTGGCCCGACCTGTCACGGCGGTCGGAGGCTCTGGTGCGAATCCTCGCCCGTCTCGGCGTGCTGGCGCTTGCATTTGTATTCGTGTCGGCTGGTCTCGAATTCACGCGGTTCGCCTGGAACAGGACGTCGGAGCTGGCTGATCTGCCGCTCTGGCTGATCCACGTCGCCTGGCCGGTGGCCGGCGTAACGTGGATCGTGTTTGCGGGCGAGCAGATTCTCGACGAAGTGCGCATTCTGGTTGGGGTGAAGCCATGA
- a CDS encoding TRAP transporter substrate-binding protein, producing the protein MKRRSFLAGIGATTAAATIGMPSILRAQAPITLNGAVQFNDDHAFNRALIRFEELVKKYYGKPVNFTLHKNSSLGLEKQYFEYMSQGKAVDYGIVSPAHMSTFAKAAPFIDAPFVFKGIEHMNKVVEANILAPIADEVAAKAEVVLIGYSGGGIRNIFANKPLKNLADLKGLKVRVQGAPIWSKTFAAVGMSPTVIAYNEIYNAIQNGVISAGENEAAGVEAMKFYEVAPHLNLTQHAVSIRPICFSVKTLKTLPKDLQDAIMKAGKEAGDYGRQLESSEEVIKLDTLEKAGKLKRVPFEERDAMKKLADPVMATYAKEIGAEGIFEKINVA; encoded by the coding sequence ATGAAGCGGAGATCATTTCTCGCTGGTATCGGTGCGACCACTGCGGCGGCCACGATTGGCATGCCGTCGATCCTCAGGGCGCAAGCGCCGATCACGCTGAACGGCGCGGTCCAGTTCAACGACGATCACGCCTTCAACCGGGCATTGATCCGGTTCGAGGAGCTGGTGAAGAAGTACTATGGCAAGCCCGTCAACTTCACCCTGCACAAGAACTCCTCGCTCGGCCTCGAGAAACAGTATTTCGAGTATATGTCGCAGGGCAAAGCGGTCGATTACGGCATCGTCTCGCCGGCTCACATGTCGACCTTCGCCAAGGCGGCTCCGTTCATCGATGCGCCCTTCGTGTTCAAGGGCATCGAGCACATGAACAAGGTCGTCGAAGCCAACATCCTGGCGCCGATCGCCGACGAAGTCGCGGCGAAAGCCGAGGTCGTTCTGATCGGTTATTCCGGCGGTGGCATCCGCAATATCTTCGCCAACAAGCCGCTCAAGAATCTCGCCGATCTCAAGGGCCTCAAGGTTCGCGTGCAGGGCGCGCCGATCTGGTCGAAGACCTTTGCTGCAGTCGGCATGAGCCCGACGGTGATCGCCTATAACGAAATCTACAACGCGATCCAGAACGGTGTGATATCGGCCGGCGAAAACGAAGCCGCCGGTGTCGAGGCGATGAAGTTCTACGAAGTGGCCCCGCATCTCAATTTGACCCAGCACGCCGTCTCGATCCGGCCGATCTGCTTCTCGGTGAAGACGTTGAAGACGTTGCCGAAGGATTTGCAGGACGCGATCATGAAGGCCGGCAAGGAAGCCGGCGACTATGGCCGTCAACTGGAGTCGAGCGAAGAGGTGATCAAGCTCGACACGCTTGAGAAGGCCGGCAAGCTCAAGCGCGTTCCGTTCGAGGAGCGGGACGCCATGAAGAAACTCGCCGACCCCGTGATGGCCACCTACGCCAAGGAAATCGGCGCGGAAGGCATTTTCGAGAAGATCAACGTCGCCTGA
- a CDS encoding sensor histidine kinase produces the protein MLPLIVFAVGIAYSNYRQDRSDATRRVLETVRSMRLVLDSEVQRMTGGLQVLALSNALQSGDFDDFRRLATGFISQYGEDSVLLVADGSGHQLFSTVTRETTNLPPRNNREIVERVFASKSPQYSDLFTGSTKQRPIVTVEVPVLRNDEVVYALSFSPPIATFQKLVEQQRPNDQWTVSLLDTKGRVFARAPNPAETFGKQASGALNDAMARTPEATLSSVSLDGVALSSAYTRSRLTGWTVVAGVAESSLIAPLWRDIAITSLIGGVLLLTGLTFAVRMATTIARGEMLHNLLIEELNHRVKNTLALMQAIAVQTFRSSSRDERTKFEGRLGALAEAHNLLSQEKWAGSELRDVIARVLQPFLLSNPERIRMAGPAVPLSPRLAVVLSMIVHEIATNAAKYGALSNETGRVTLDWEVIADTPKSRLRLIWSEIGGPPVTEPVQRGFGSRLIERSARDQLGGEATVDFLPRGVVCTVTCVLDEAR, from the coding sequence ATGTTGCCGCTGATCGTCTTTGCGGTCGGTATTGCCTATTCCAACTACCGCCAGGACCGCAGCGACGCGACACGACGCGTGCTGGAGACGGTGCGAAGCATGCGCCTCGTGCTCGATTCCGAAGTGCAGCGGATGACCGGTGGCTTGCAGGTGCTGGCGCTCAGCAACGCCCTGCAAAGCGGCGACTTCGACGACTTCCGCCGGCTGGCGACCGGGTTCATCAGCCAATATGGCGAGGACAGCGTCCTGCTGGTGGCGGACGGGAGCGGGCACCAGCTGTTCTCGACCGTCACGCGTGAAACGACAAACCTGCCGCCCCGCAACAATCGCGAGATCGTCGAGCGGGTATTCGCGAGCAAGTCGCCGCAATATTCCGACCTGTTCACCGGCTCGACCAAGCAACGGCCGATCGTGACCGTGGAGGTTCCCGTGCTGCGCAACGATGAGGTCGTCTACGCGCTCTCCTTCAGCCCGCCGATCGCGACCTTCCAGAAACTGGTCGAGCAGCAACGGCCGAACGATCAATGGACGGTGTCGCTGCTGGACACCAAGGGGCGCGTGTTCGCGCGCGCGCCCAATCCTGCCGAGACGTTCGGCAAGCAGGCCTCCGGCGCGCTGAACGATGCGATGGCCCGGACGCCGGAGGCGACGCTCTCCAGCGTTTCGCTCGACGGCGTCGCGCTGTCCTCCGCCTATACGCGGTCACGGCTGACCGGCTGGACGGTCGTGGCCGGTGTCGCCGAGAGCTCGCTGATCGCCCCGCTCTGGCGCGACATCGCGATCACCAGCCTGATCGGCGGCGTCCTGCTGCTGACCGGCCTGACCTTCGCGGTGCGGATGGCGACCACGATCGCGCGCGGCGAGATGCTGCACAATCTGCTGATCGAGGAGCTCAACCATCGCGTCAAGAACACGCTGGCCTTGATGCAGGCGATCGCGGTGCAGACCTTCCGAAGTTCAAGTCGGGACGAGCGGACCAAGTTCGAGGGACGGCTCGGTGCGCTCGCCGAGGCGCATAATCTCCTCAGCCAGGAGAAATGGGCGGGCTCGGAGCTGAGGGATGTGATCGCGCGCGTGCTCCAGCCGTTCCTGCTGAGCAATCCCGAGCGCATCCGCATGGCCGGCCCCGCCGTGCCGCTGTCGCCGCGGCTCGCCGTGGTTCTGTCGATGATCGTGCACGAGATCGCCACCAACGCCGCGAAATACGGCGCGCTGTCGAACGAGACCGGCCGGGTCACGCTGGATTGGGAGGTCATCGCCGACACGCCGAAGTCGCGGCTGCGGCTGATCTGGAGCGAGATCGGCGGACCGCCGGTGACGGAGCCGGTGCAGCGCGGCTTCGGCTCGCGCCTGATCGAGCGCAGCGCGCGCGACCAGCTCGGCGGCGAGGCAACCGTCGACTTCCTGCCGCGCGGCGTCGTCTGCACGGTGACGTGCGTGCTGGACGAGGCGCGGTAA
- a CDS encoding mandelate racemase/muconate lactonizing enzyme family protein → MKITKVRTHILEAKLSQPFAYSRAWYDTRTAMLVEIETDDGLTGWGECYGPARMTAAVVQSIAPWLIGEDPLRTDVLWQMVYARLRDHGQKGVVIQGLSGIDIALWDIKGKHFGVPAHQLLGGAARKEIAAYVTGLYRRKSGDPLKYLPEEAAGYAAEGFRAVKLKVGFGIAEDAAVTGAVREAIGPDVALMVDANHAYDAVAAIRLGRLIEPCDIGWFEEPVPPEDVAGYRAVRSALTIPIAGGECEFTRFGFRDLFASHALDIAQPDTCAAGGLSECKKIADMSEAFGIRYNPHVWGTGIAIAASLQLLAVLPSHTPTSLAPIEPMLEFDRTEHPIRQAILKEPIEHEKGVVRVPDRPGLGIDIDREALARFAVSSSAA, encoded by the coding sequence ATGAAGATCACCAAGGTGCGCACACACATCCTCGAAGCAAAGCTCTCGCAGCCCTTCGCCTATTCGCGCGCCTGGTACGACACGCGCACCGCGATGCTGGTCGAGATCGAGACGGATGACGGCCTGACCGGCTGGGGCGAATGCTACGGGCCGGCGCGGATGACGGCGGCGGTGGTGCAGAGCATCGCGCCCTGGCTGATCGGCGAGGATCCGCTGCGCACCGACGTGCTGTGGCAGATGGTCTACGCGCGCTTGCGCGATCACGGCCAGAAGGGTGTCGTGATCCAGGGCCTGAGCGGAATCGACATCGCGTTGTGGGACATCAAGGGCAAGCATTTCGGCGTGCCCGCGCATCAGCTTCTCGGCGGTGCTGCGCGCAAGGAGATAGCGGCCTATGTGACCGGGCTCTACCGGCGCAAATCAGGCGATCCGCTCAAATACCTGCCGGAGGAAGCGGCCGGCTACGCCGCGGAAGGTTTCCGCGCCGTGAAGCTGAAGGTCGGCTTCGGCATCGCCGAGGATGCCGCGGTCACCGGCGCGGTGCGCGAGGCGATCGGCCCGGATGTCGCGCTGATGGTCGATGCGAACCACGCCTATGACGCCGTTGCGGCGATCCGGCTCGGCCGCCTGATCGAGCCCTGCGACATCGGCTGGTTCGAGGAGCCGGTGCCGCCGGAGGACGTCGCGGGCTATCGCGCGGTGCGATCCGCGCTGACGATTCCAATCGCCGGCGGCGAATGCGAGTTCACGCGCTTCGGCTTCCGCGACCTGTTCGCATCGCATGCGCTGGACATCGCCCAGCCCGACACCTGCGCGGCAGGTGGCCTCTCCGAATGCAAGAAGATCGCCGACATGAGCGAGGCGTTCGGCATCCGCTATAATCCGCATGTCTGGGGCACCGGGATTGCGATCGCGGCCTCGCTGCAGCTTCTCGCCGTGCTGCCGTCACACACGCCGACCTCGCTTGCGCCGATCGAGCCGATGCTCGAATTCGACCGCACCGAGCATCCGATCCGCCAGGCGATCTTGAAGGAGCCGATCGAGCACGAGAAGGGTGTCGTGCGAGTGCCCGACAGACCGGGGCTGGGCATCGATATCGACCGCGAGGCGCTCGCGCGCTTCGCCGTGAGCTCCTCGGCGGCGTAG
- a CDS encoding DoxX family protein yields MPTSTRSAETAGLPDAWVLLFARVAIAPLFLYSGVGKVLAFAVTAGRLPGGADGLGAVLAAGAIAVELGGGMALLLGLFSRQAAAVLFPFTIAATLMFHNFWAVPEAQVVMQTINFLKNLGLLGALALIAFYGPGAYAIQTAIKAGPKGAPGLS; encoded by the coding sequence ATGCCGACATCCACTCGTTCCGCCGAGACCGCAGGCCTGCCCGATGCCTGGGTGCTTCTGTTCGCGCGCGTCGCGATCGCGCCGCTGTTTCTCTACAGCGGCGTCGGAAAGGTGCTGGCATTTGCCGTAACCGCAGGCAGGCTTCCGGGAGGAGCGGACGGGCTGGGCGCCGTTCTCGCCGCAGGCGCGATCGCGGTTGAGCTCGGAGGCGGCATGGCCCTGCTGCTCGGCCTGTTCTCGCGTCAGGCGGCCGCGGTCCTGTTCCCGTTCACCATCGCCGCGACGCTGATGTTTCACAATTTCTGGGCCGTGCCGGAAGCGCAGGTCGTGATGCAGACCATCAACTTCCTGAAGAACCTCGGCCTGCTCGGCGCTCTTGCTCTCATCGCCTTCTATGGACCGGGCGCGTATGCCATTCAGACCGCGATAAAGGCTGGCCCCAAAGGTGCCCCCGGACTCTCGTGA